From the genome of Nicotiana sylvestris chromosome 2, ASM39365v2, whole genome shotgun sequence, one region includes:
- the LOC104232917 gene encoding cytochrome P450 94B3 — MYIYVDSFHCFKILKDMVTFFSLFTIYPFILPFLSLTVILYLSYVIVVQLQQRPRNVAGPPTYPIIGCLIPFYKNRYRLLDWYTHLLSKSPTQTIVIDRLGARRTIVTANPYNVEYMLKTNFDNFPKGKPFNEILGDFLGNGIFDVDGEMWYKQRKMVSHEFTARSLRDYVVNALKEEVENKLLPILELMEAENRAFDFQDLLRRLAFDVVCKVSLGFDPCCINESLSFSPLLDAFERASQISAERGAAPIFFVWKVKRWLNIGSEKQLKLAIDQIHSSINDIIRERKIKIKDENQKETNKDLLSRMILAENFDEEEVRDMVISFIMAGRDTTSAAMTWFFYLLSLHPEIENELVSKELRFIETETLTKYEILKEMNFLKSCLCETMRLYPPVAWDSKHAISDDILPDGTRIKAGNRVTYFPYGMGRMENLWGKDRFEFKPRRWMEESGEEGTEQISILYKFPVFQAGPRVCLGKELAFIQMKYVVASILKRFQIRPACSDPPVFLPLLTAHMAGGFKVFVHKNKYN; from the coding sequence atgtacatatacgtTGACAGTTTTCattgttttaaaatattgaaAGACATGGTTACCTTCTTCTCCCTCTTCACCATATACCCTTTCATTCTTCCATTCCTTTCTCTAACTGTAATTCTGTATCTATCATATGTCATTGTTGTACAACTCCAGCAACGTCCTAGAAACGTTGCTGGACCCCCAACTTACCCTATCATAGGTTGTTTAATTCCTTTTTACAAGAACCGATATCGACTACTAGATTGGTATACTCATCTTCTCTCTAAGTCTCCAACTCAAACAATTGTGATAGATAGATTAGGAGCGCGGAGAACTATAGTAACAGCTAATCCATATAATGTAGAATACATGCTCAAAACCAACTTTGACAATTTTCCTAAAGGCAAGCCATTCAATGAAATTCTTGGTGATTTTCTTGGAAATGGAATATTCGATGTGGATGGTGAAATGTGGTACAAACAACGCAAGATGGTCAGCCATGAGTTTACTGCCAGGTCTTTGAGAGATTACGTTGTGAATGCTCTCAAAGAAGAGGTGGAGAACAAGTTGTTGCCTATACTGGAATTAATGGAGGCTGAAAATAGAGCATTTGACTTTCAAGATTTGTTAAGACGACTTGCATTTGATGTGGTTTGTAAAGTTTCTTTAGGGTTTGATCCATGTTGCATCAATGAATCTCTTTCATTTTCGCCTTTACTAGACGCTTTTGAAAGGGCTTCACAGATATCTGCTGAGAGAGGAGCTGCACCAATTTTTTTTGTATGGAAGGTGAAAAGATGGTTAAATATTGGATCTGAAAAACAGCTTAAACTAGCCATTGATCAAATCCATTCATCAATCAATGATATCATCCGCGAGAGAAAGATTAAAATCAAAGACGAAAACCAGAAAGAGACCAATAAAGATCTTCTTTCAAGAATGATATTGGCAGAAAATTTTGATGAGGAGGAAGTCAGAGATATGGTGATAAGTTTCATTATGGCAGGAAGAGACACAACATCAGCGGCAATGACTTGGTTCTTTTATCTACTTTCGCTTCATCCTGAGATAGAAAATGAATTGGTTTCCAAAGAGCTGAGGTTTATAGAAACTGAAACACTAACCAAGTATGAGATATTGAAAGAAATGAATTTCTTGAAATCTTGCCTTTGTGAGACAATGAGACTCTATCCACCAGTTGCATGGGATTCAAAACATGCGATTTCTGATGATATTTTGCCCGATGGAACTCGTATTAAAGCTGGGAATAGAGTGACATACTTCCCTTATGGAATGGGGAGGATGGAAAATTTGTGGGGAAAGGATCGATTCGAGTTTAAACCAAGGAGATGGATGGAGGAATCAGGGGAAGAAGGAACAGAGCAGATATCAATTTTGTACAAGTTTCCTGTTTTTCAAGCAGGTCCAAGAGTTTGCCTTGGGAAAGAATTGGCATTTATTCAAATGAAGTATGTTGTAGCTTCAATATTAAAGCGTTTCCAGATCAGACCAGCTTGTTCAGATCCTCCTGTTTTTCTGCCACTCCTAACAGCTCATATGGCTGGTGGTTTTAAGGTTTTTGTCCACAAAAACAAATACAATTAG